A region of Ignavibacteriota bacterium DNA encodes the following proteins:
- a CDS encoding amidohydrolase: MKKIKLVIKSGIITSISESEFVEIISDGKEYKFSDCIVIPGITDSHCHVWGLGMMNSGLDVSGGISSEETLEITRKNYFRKCDWVIGRGWNNELWNNTDLPDRIQADKFFPDEPLALTRVDGHSIWCNSKALELAGIDCDTPDPAGGKILRDEHGSPTGMLIDNAMNLLDSYIPEYTESQITSFIDKGLDLCLKSGITAVHDMDVSPQMVSIYHKLNEAGKLPIRVFAYVSCQNDEVFNAKILPYKSEMFTIQGIKLFSDGALGSYGAALIDDYSDKTGERGLLLLTSNDMLGKILKADESGFDVVIHAIGDRAVREVIDAFEKFRELKPYSTINLRIEHSQTVHPDDIQRYKQLNIIASVQPIHFVSDAKMAQKRLGNARLLKSGYPWKTFIDNEVLVIGGSDFPIESHNPFLGIDAFISRQYDLETDNSIFDERLSESEALKCYTDYPYISVNVENIGKLEIGCKADFVVIEGNSISSVSKVSSVFINGEQIIS, encoded by the coding sequence GTGAAAAAAATTAAACTTGTCATAAAAAGTGGGATTATTACTTCAATATCGGAAAGCGAATTTGTTGAAATTATCTCTGATGGAAAAGAATATAAATTTTCAGATTGCATAGTTATTCCTGGAATTACAGATTCTCACTGCCATGTGTGGGGCTTGGGTATGATGAATTCGGGTCTGGATGTATCAGGAGGGATTTCATCTGAAGAAACTCTTGAAATTACCAGAAAAAACTATTTTAGAAAATGTGATTGGGTCATTGGCAGAGGTTGGAATAATGAATTGTGGAATAATACTGACCTGCCGGATAGAATTCAGGCAGACAAATTTTTTCCTGATGAGCCACTCGCACTTACACGTGTTGACGGACATTCAATCTGGTGCAATTCTAAAGCTTTGGAATTAGCCGGAATTGATTGTGATACTCCTGACCCAGCCGGAGGAAAAATTTTGAGAGATGAACATGGCAGTCCCACAGGAATGCTTATTGATAATGCAATGAATCTACTTGATTCATATATACCGGAATACACCGAATCTCAAATTACTTCATTCATTGATAAAGGTTTGGATTTGTGCTTAAAATCCGGCATTACTGCTGTTCATGATATGGATGTAAGCCCACAAATGGTAAGTATTTACCACAAATTGAATGAAGCCGGCAAATTGCCAATAAGGGTTTTCGCTTATGTTAGCTGTCAAAATGATGAAGTTTTCAATGCGAAAATTTTGCCTTATAAATCTGAAATGTTCACTATACAGGGAATCAAGCTTTTTTCTGATGGTGCACTTGGCTCGTATGGAGCTGCACTAATTGATGATTACAGCGACAAAACCGGTGAAAGGGGATTATTATTGTTGACATCAAATGATATGCTTGGCAAAATCCTAAAAGCTGATGAATCAGGATTTGATGTTGTCATTCATGCTATTGGAGACAGAGCTGTCAGAGAAGTAATTGATGCGTTTGAAAAATTCAGAGAGCTGAAACCATATTCAACGATTAATCTTAGAATCGAACACTCCCAGACTGTTCATCCTGATGACATTCAAAGATATAAGCAATTAAATATAATTGCATCGGTTCAACCTATTCATTTTGTTAGTGATGCTAAAATGGCTCAAAAAAGGCTTGGCAACGCAAGATTGCTGAAGTCCGGTTACCCATGGAAAACTTTTATTGATAATGAAGTACTTGTAATCGGAGGCTCTGATTTTCCCATTGAATCTCATAACCCATTTTTAGGAATAGATGCATTTATCAGCAGACAATATGATTTGGAAACTGATAATTCGATTTTTGATGAAAGGCTTTCTGAATCTGAAGCTCTGAAATGTTATACTGATTATCCGTATATTTCTGTAAATGTTGAAAATATCGGAAAACTTGAAATTGGGTGTAAAGCAGATTTTGTAGTAATTGAAGGAAATTCAATTAGTTCAGTATCAAAAGTTTCTTCTGTGTTCATAAATGGCGAGCAAATTATTAGCTGA
- a CDS encoding potassium/proton antiporter — protein MNLTIENILLVGSILLFLSVIAGKTSYRFGVPTLILFLGIGMLAGSEGIGGIYFNDPVLAQFIGVVALNFILFSGGLDTNYTTIKPVLWQGVSLSTIGVLLTAVSLGTFIWYITDFTIYEAMLLGSIVSSTDAAAVFSILRSKSLALKSNLRPTLELESGSNDPMAYVLTIGFLSLVINQDLSPLTMIPLFLQQMAIGSIAGLGFGKLSKYIINNIKLDFEGLYIVLVISLMFISFAATDFIGGNGFLAVYLCAVYIGNQEFIHKKTIFKMFDGLAWLMQIVLFLALGLLVFPSHIMPVIGLGLIVSLFLIIVARPLGVFFALAPFKMKMRRRSYISWVGLRGAVPIVFATYPLLAGIEKADMIFNLVFFISLTSILVQGTSLSFFARLLRVSLPAKVKPISPIEIQMTDRVKTEMLEIEIPVNSFACSKRIVELNFPKTAIIAMINRNNNFITPNGATIVESGDILIVLVENKDYINDIYDALKLKIPNK, from the coding sequence ATGAATTTAACAATAGAAAACATATTACTCGTTGGTTCGATATTGCTCTTTCTAAGTGTAATAGCCGGTAAAACTTCATATCGCTTTGGAGTGCCGACATTGATATTATTTTTAGGTATCGGTATGCTTGCCGGTTCTGAAGGAATAGGAGGTATATATTTTAATGACCCTGTTTTAGCTCAGTTTATCGGTGTTGTAGCTCTTAATTTCATTCTGTTTTCCGGTGGACTTGATACTAATTATACGACAATCAAACCGGTTCTTTGGCAGGGAGTTTCATTATCAACAATAGGAGTTTTGTTAACAGCAGTTAGCTTAGGAACGTTCATTTGGTATATCACAGATTTTACAATTTATGAAGCTATGTTATTGGGTTCTATTGTATCATCAACTGATGCTGCTGCAGTTTTCTCAATTCTAAGGTCAAAAAGTCTTGCTTTGAAAAGTAATTTAAGACCTACTCTGGAACTTGAAAGTGGTAGTAATGATCCTATGGCTTATGTGCTAACAATTGGTTTTTTAAGTCTTGTTATAAATCAGGATTTGTCACCTCTTACAATGATACCCTTATTTCTTCAACAAATGGCTATCGGTTCTATAGCAGGCTTGGGTTTCGGGAAATTATCAAAATACATTATAAATAATATCAAACTTGATTTTGAGGGTCTTTATATTGTACTTGTTATATCGTTGATGTTCATATCATTTGCTGCTACTGATTTTATTGGCGGAAACGGTTTTCTGGCTGTATATCTTTGTGCTGTTTATATAGGCAATCAGGAGTTCATTCACAAAAAAACAATATTCAAGATGTTTGACGGATTAGCCTGGTTAATGCAAATCGTACTGTTTTTAGCTCTTGGATTACTTGTTTTTCCTTCACATATTATGCCAGTTATAGGTTTGGGTCTTATTGTATCTTTATTTTTAATAATTGTAGCAAGACCACTTGGTGTATTTTTTGCTTTAGCTCCATTCAAAATGAAGATGAGACGGCGATCTTACATCTCTTGGGTTGGGCTTAGAGGAGCTGTTCCTATAGTATTTGCAACATATCCACTGCTTGCCGGAATTGAAAAAGCAGACATGATATTTAATTTAGTATTTTTTATTTCTTTGACTTCAATATTGGTACAAGGTACATCTTTGAGTTTCTTTGCAAGATTGCTCAGAGTATCTTTACCGGCTAAAGTAAAGCCGATATCCCCAATAGAAATTCAAATGACTGACAGGGTTAAAACAGAAATGCTTGAAATAGAAATTCCAGTGAACTCATTTGCCTGCTCAAAAAGAATTGTAGAGTTGAATTTTCCTAAAACTGCTATAATTGCTATGATAAACAGAAATAATAATTTCATTACACCTAACGGAGCGACAATCGTTGAGTCAGGAGATATTTTGATAGTATTAGTGGAAAATAAGGATTATATCAACGATATTTACGATGCTTTAAAACTTAAAATTCCAAATAAATAA